One segment of Nostoc flagelliforme CCNUN1 DNA contains the following:
- a CDS encoding transposase family protein, with product MILTYFEGNKKSSITTKCLKGIKLYLGGKNISTPQKKPRKGELTSEQKARNKEFSSKRIFVEHVIRLVKIFRVAQQRFPLNSQSYEQVILTICGLVRLRIGSLVLPIS from the coding sequence GTGATATTAACTTATTTCGAGGGCAACAAGAAAAGTTCGATAACAACCAAATGTTTGAAGGGGATAAAGCTTTATCTTGGAGGAAAGAATATTAGCACACCTCAGAAGAAACCACGTAAAGGAGAATTAACCTCAGAACAAAAGGCACGAAACAAAGAGTTTTCTAGCAAGCGTATTTTTGTTGAACACGTCATTAGACTTGTAAAAATATTCCGGGTAGCTCAACAAAGATTTCCTCTAAATTCCCAAAGTTACGAACAAGTAATTCTTACTATTTGTGGTTTGGTTAGATTAAGAATTGGTTCATTAGTTTTGCCCATTTCATAA
- a CDS encoding IS630 family transposase: protein MGTSLQSLRYKSTVISAYRWSSPFFPSEVKSAIDSEIRQALEFAATPPQQRQQTITQKPRWTLKRLAAWIDKQFNLKCCRESIRKTLKNLGFSWKKARKLLNKANSKKRREFLEKLKGLLDDALHNGHLLIFIDEAHIHLDSDEGYGWSVKGERFWVSSNSPGRAKVSFYGIYVYNYAKVKIFPYLKADQFNTIDVLKHLRTEFPDQEVTLIWDGAPYHRAQLVNEALQVLQINLQPLPSYSPDFMPVEHLWQWLREDVTYHTCYQSAAELIERVHLFEQDIHSNPFEISDRLWVKNHLDPDEEKLRVST, encoded by the coding sequence GTGGGTACATCGTTACAATCTCTCAGGTATAAAAGCACTGTTATATCAGCGTACAGGTGGTCATCCCCCTTTTTTCCCTCAGAAGTAAAGTCAGCAATTGATTCTGAGATTCGTCAAGCTCTTGAGTTTGCAGCAACACCACCCCAACAAAGACAACAGACAATAACGCAAAAGCCTCGTTGGACATTGAAGCGTTTAGCGGCTTGGATTGACAAACAGTTCAATCTCAAATGTTGCCGAGAGTCAATACGTAAGACTCTCAAGAACTTAGGGTTTTCGTGGAAAAAAGCACGTAAACTTTTAAATAAAGCTAACAGTAAAAAACGTAGAGAGTTTCTAGAAAAACTCAAGGGTTTGCTTGATGATGCTCTCCATAATGGTCATTTGCTAATTTTTATCGACGAGGCACATATTCATCTTGATAGCGATGAAGGCTATGGTTGGTCAGTTAAAGGTGAGCGTTTTTGGGTCAGTTCCAACTCTCCAGGAAGAGCCAAGGTTTCCTTTTATGGGATCTATGTTTATAACTATGCCAAAGTCAAAATTTTTCCTTACCTGAAAGCTGACCAATTCAATACGATTGATGTTTTAAAGCATCTAAGAACTGAATTTCCAGACCAAGAGGTCACTTTAATTTGGGATGGTGCTCCCTATCATCGTGCACAATTGGTAAACGAAGCATTGCAAGTCTTACAAATAAACTTGCAACCCTTACCTAGTTACAGTCCTGATTTTATGCCTGTCGAACACCTGTGGCAGTGGTTGCGTGAAGATGTTACTTATCACACGTGCTATCAATCTGCTGCTGAACTGATTGAACGTGTTCATTTATTTGAACAAGACATTCATTCTAACCCCTTTGAAATTAGCGATCGCCTATGGGTAAAAAATCACCTTGACCCTGACGAGGAAAAACTACGGGTTTCAACGTAG
- a CDS encoding transposase family protein, translated as MFQQKQKAGTLNTAIDNFIKTTHNYWSGLFHCYEIEDFPISKTEANDTFHYWLEILRKVLPSSLLEQVEKHDSDYAIAIELLTEFQLIVDSMEQPRARPSDNQEQKKYFSGKKRQHTFKNQFVTLPEGKDIVDVEVGEKGPTSDINLFRGQQEKFDNNQMFEGDKALSWRKEY; from the coding sequence ATGTTCCAACAAAAGCAGAAAGCTGGTACACTGAATACCGCAATTGATAACTTTATAAAAACTACCCATAACTACTGGTCTGGACTTTTTCATTGTTACGAAATTGAAGATTTCCCCATATCCAAAACGGAAGCAAACGACACATTTCATTACTGGCTAGAGATATTACGAAAGGTTTTGCCTTCTAGTCTTCTTGAACAGGTAGAAAAACATGATAGCGATTATGCGATCGCTATAGAACTATTGACGGAGTTTCAGTTAATAGTGGACAGCATGGAGCAGCCACGAGCAAGACCTTCAGACAATCAGGAGCAAAAAAAGTATTTTTCAGGTAAGAAGAGACAGCACACATTTAAAAATCAGTTTGTCACCTTACCAGAAGGAAAAGATATTGTCGATGTAGAAGTAGGAGAAAAAGGACCCACCAGTGATATTAACTTATTTCGAGGGCAACAAGAAAAGTTCGATAACAACCAAATGTTTGAAGGGGATAAAGCTTTATCTTGGAGGAAAGAATATTAG
- a CDS encoding transposase, producing MPDCSNLFFGKRLGVSVMAGRFEGLSDLEWKLFEDIFPKQVSKRGKGMPHAPYRYVLNSLLYILITGCRWCDLPRGDIWASKSSSHRWLKRWRSDGTFEYIQGRVLAIANERGLINWDFGAVDGSFSPWKGRR from the coding sequence ATGCCAGATTGTAGTAATCTATTTTTTGGCAAGAGGTTGGGTGTATCAGTGATGGCTGGACGTTTTGAGGGATTGAGCGACCTAGAATGGAAGCTATTTGAGGATATATTTCCTAAGCAGGTATCCAAGCGTGGTAAAGGAATGCCTCATGCACCGTATCGCTATGTATTAAATAGTCTGTTATACATTCTGATAACTGGATGTCGATGGTGTGACCTTCCACGAGGGGATATATGGGCATCGAAAAGCTCATCCCACCGATGGTTAAAGCGATGGCGTTCTGATGGAACATTTGAATATATACAAGGACGTGTATTAGCGATCGCTAATGAGAGGGGGCTTATAAACTGGGACTTTGGGGCTGTTGACGGCTCTTTTTCCCCCTGGAAAGGGAGGAGGTGA
- a CDS encoding helix-turn-helix domain-containing protein: MLRVECDRWNESASKLREEALKANHARTRERLMALYEICNGKSATKVGRETGRNPQTVMEWVHRYNLSGIKALLYQRTGGHPPFFPQK, encoded by the coding sequence ATGCTCAGAGTAGAATGCGATCGCTGGAATGAAAGTGCCTCAAAATTGAGAGAAGAAGCATTAAAAGCGAATCATGCTCGTACTCGCGAGCGTTTAATGGCACTGTACGAAATATGTAACGGAAAAAGTGCGACAAAGGTAGGCAGAGAAACAGGGCGTAACCCTCAGACAGTAATGGAGTGGGTACATCGTTACAATCTCTCAGGTATAAAAGCACTGTTATATCAGCGTACAGGTGGTCATCCCCCTTTTTTCCCTCAGAAGTAA
- a CDS encoding thermonuclease family protein, whose product MGDGDTVRIAINGKPETVRLGCIDAPEKTQKPYGPSATQRLRQLLPKGQAV is encoded by the coding sequence GTGGGGGACGGCGACACTGTACGTATTGCCATTAATGGAAAGCCTGAAACGGTAAGATTGGGGTGTATTGACGCTCCTGAAAAAACACAAAAACCTTATGGCCCATCTGCTACACAACGCTTGCGCCAGTTGTTACCCAAAGGTCAGGCGGTGTAG
- a CDS encoding transposase, with amino-acid sequence MTALFPPGKGGGEEVAYGGKGKGVLIHTLTEGGGMPLANCTTPANGNEREQIIPLLDKVKLKTLKRGRPRKRIKVLAADKGYDSKQKRVDLRKRGIRPQIPKRVWKTKKNKGRPIKISVPRFQQERCFAWYQRKYRRLVVRWERQKVYFDAFLDLATIHIWINKILLVG; translated from the coding sequence TTGACGGCTCTTTTTCCCCCTGGAAAGGGAGGAGGTGAAGAAGTTGCCTATGGAGGCAAGGGAAAAGGTGTTCTTATTCACACGCTTACAGAAGGTGGTGGAATGCCCTTGGCTAATTGTACTACCCCAGCCAACGGTAACGAGAGGGAGCAAATAATACCTCTACTCGATAAAGTTAAACTTAAAACATTAAAACGTGGCAGACCACGTAAGCGAATCAAAGTATTGGCTGCTGATAAAGGGTACGACTCGAAACAAAAACGTGTTGACCTACGCAAACGAGGTATTCGTCCTCAAATCCCAAAACGAGTCTGGAAAACCAAGAAAAACAAAGGAAGACCAATCAAAATCTCTGTTCCTAGATTTCAGCAAGAGCGCTGTTTTGCTTGGTATCAGCGAAAATACCGCCGTCTTGTTGTCAGATGGGAACGTCAAAAAGTTTACTTTGACGCATTCCTTGACCTTGCTACAATCCACATCTGGATTAACAAAATATTATTAGTGGGATAG
- a CDS encoding thermonuclease family protein, with protein sequence MERDRYGRLVGELFLGNQSVNLQMVREGQAVVYTQYLGNCAVTKDEYLKAEAQAK encoded by the coding sequence ATCGAGCGCGACCGATATGGTCGTCTTGTAGGCGAATTATTCTTAGGGAATCAGTCGGTAAATCTGCAAATGGTACGGGAAGGGCAAGCAGTTGTTTACACCCAGTACTTAGGTAACTGCGCTGTTACCAAAGACGAGTATCTAAAAGCTGAAGCACAAGCAAAGTAA
- a CDS encoding acyl-CoA dehydrogenase family protein, whose product MSIFYVPTETPGIKFGKKTQMIGWKASHHAEIYLDNVPVPAENLIGQEGGAAKLLMLLPEVAIGLAASYVGLARAAYEYALNYAKRRVSWGRPIIEHQSVALKLADMMINTQAARLMVWNAAVK is encoded by the coding sequence TTGTCTATCTTCTACGTTCCAACAGAGACACCAGGGATTAAGTTTGGCAAAAAGACACAAATGATTGGTTGGAAAGCTTCTCATCATGCTGAGATTTATCTGGATAACGTGCCAGTCCCTGCGGAAAATCTGATTGGACAAGAAGGAGGAGCCGCAAAACTACTGATGTTGCTTCCAGAAGTAGCTATTGGGCTGGCAGCTTCTTATGTTGGTTTGGCTCGTGCTGCTTATGAGTATGCTTTGAATTATGCCAAGCGAAGAGTCAGTTGGGGTCGTCCGATTATCGAACATCAGTCAGTGGCTTTAAAATTAGCGGACATGATGATTAACACTCAAGCTGCACGACTGATGGTATGGAATGCAGCAGTTAAGTAG
- a CDS encoding transposase has translation MESRAAFLTDTSHRIRFVYTPKHSSWLNQIECWFSILVRRLLRRGNFISTHDLKQQILNFIDYFNCTLAKPFVWKFLGYPDSA, from the coding sequence ATGGAGTCTCGTGCAGCATTTTTAACTGATACAAGTCATCGAATTCGTTTTGTTTACACTCCAAAGCATAGTTCTTGGCTCAATCAGATTGAGTGTTGGTTTAGTATTTTGGTACGTCGTTTACTTCGACGTGGTAACTTTATTTCTACTCACGACCTCAAACAACAAATTTTGAATTTTATTGATTACTTTAATTGCACTTTGGCAAAGCCATTTGTTTGGAAGTTTTTAGGCTATCCTGATTCTGCTTAG
- a CDS encoding helix-turn-helix domain-containing protein has translation MMTNPLVKIESHPQSGKRLIGINYEQFITLVALAEQRYKQKQIEIEKNKVRIIASGGGRKPKMSLREGVCLCLIYLRQKPTFDILGLFFDISKTKANDAFNYWVKVLRDILPASQMEEVEKDSQKYQELCKILCENELIVDNLIKNKFYFYRYF, from the coding sequence ATGATGACAAATCCTTTAGTAAAAATTGAATCACATCCCCAGTCAGGAAAACGATTAATTGGTATTAACTATGAACAGTTTATTACATTAGTTGCGTTGGCAGAACAACGATATAAACAGAAACAAATAGAAATTGAAAAAAACAAAGTTCGTATTATTGCTTCTGGCGGTGGACGGAAACCAAAAATGTCTCTGAGAGAAGGGGTCTGTTTATGTCTAATTTACCTCCGGCAAAAACCAACTTTTGATATTTTAGGTTTGTTCTTTGATATATCAAAGACTAAAGCTAATGATGCGTTTAATTATTGGGTGAAGGTTTTGAGAGATATCTTACCAGCTTCTCAAATGGAAGAGGTAGAAAAAGATAGTCAGAAATATCAAGAATTGTGTAAAATTCTTTGTGAAAATGAATTGATTGTAGATAATTTGATAAAAAATAAATTTTATTTCTACCGATATTTTTAG
- a CDS encoding IS982 family transposase → MLNEIIAIYAITDDLLKGIGHDEDGRILVSDAEIITTAVCAAMFFNGNHSKACTYMQEHGLIRNMLDKSRFNRRLHGIFMLMNDLFHQMGMILKEISDDTEYLLDSFPVAMCDNIRIFNVKLIKSEQYRGYIASKKRYFYGVRVQLLTTKTGIPVEFVFLPGSANDLRGLNALPLNLPPGSEIYGDAAYTDYTIEDDLEQTSQISLKVMRKQKSTRLDPPWIQYIKQHTRHYIETVFSSITSDFPKSIHAVTYQGFLLKLQAFIFAFTLQEAFI, encoded by the coding sequence ATGTTAAACGAAATAATTGCCATCTATGCTATCACGGATGACTTGTTGAAAGGGATTGGACATGATGAAGATGGTCGGATACTCGTAAGTGATGCAGAAATTATCACAACGGCTGTGTGTGCGGCGATGTTCTTTAATGGCAACCACAGCAAGGCTTGCACTTATATGCAAGAACATGGTTTGATCCGAAATATGTTAGATAAATCACGATTCAATAGAAGATTACACGGTATCTTCATGTTAATGAACGATTTATTTCATCAAATGGGAATGATACTCAAAGAAATTAGTGATGATACGGAGTATCTTTTAGACTCATTCCCAGTAGCGATGTGTGATAATATTCGCATTTTTAATGTCAAGTTAATTAAGTCCGAGCAGTATCGAGGTTATATTGCATCCAAGAAAAGATACTTCTATGGTGTGCGAGTTCAATTATTAACAACCAAAACCGGGATTCCTGTGGAATTTGTGTTTTTACCTGGGAGTGCCAATGATCTACGTGGGTTAAATGCCTTACCCTTAAATCTGCCGCCAGGGAGTGAAATTTATGGCGATGCAGCTTACACAGATTACACCATTGAAGATGACTTGGAACAAACTAGTCAAATTAGTTTGAAAGTGATGCGGAAACAGAAATCCACTCGTCTTGACCCTCCTTGGATTCAATATATTAAACAACATACTCGCCATTATATTGAAACTGTATTTAGTTCGATTACAAGTGATTTTCCCAAATCCATTCATGCCGTTACCTATCAAGGGTTTTTACTGAAACTTCAGGCATTTATTTTTGCCTTCACTCTCCAAGAAGCATTTATCTAG